The nucleotide sequence TGGTTTTGTGAATCACGCGGGAGTGACTTTGCACATTGATAACTTGCGTGGCATCAATGCTCACCACCAAATTGAAACAGTCTTCAAAGCCTTTGGTCGTGCCTTACGTATGGCCCTGGCAATAGACCCACGCGCCTCTGGCGCAGTTCCTTCAACTAAGGGAAGCCTTTAATCTCGATTTTTGCTTCTTCTTAGAACAGTGCAAAAGATAGGCTAATTTTGGCGCAAACCATTGCGATCGTTGACTACGGGATGGGTAACCTTCGTTCCGTGTATCAGGCATTCCATCATGTAGCTCCCAATGAAAATGTATTGATTGCTCGTAAGCCAGAAGAAATTCGCAATGCGGATCGCGTTGTGCTTCCGGGGCAGGGAGCTATGCCCGATTGCATGAAGCACCTTGAGGAATCTGGTCTTCTGGAAGCGCTACTAGAGGCGTCCAAAAATAAACCCTTATTGGGCGTTTGTGTGGGCGAGCAAATGCTGTTGGATAAGAGTGCGGAAGTGCGTCCTGGCGAGCAGTGGACAGCCTGTCTAGGCCTTATTCCAGGTGAAGTGCGCCGCTTTGAGTTGGCTGGAAAAAAGCAGGCGGATGGTTCTGCTTACAAGGTCCCCCATATGGGCTGGAATCAAGTGCGTCAAGATCGTCAGCACCCTATTTGGAAAGGGATTCCAGATTTAAGCACTTTTTATTTTGTGCACAGCTACTATGCTGTTCCTAAACGCGCAGAAGATATCGTTGGCTCGACAGAATACGGCGATTGGTTTACTTCTGCTGTGGCAAGAGATAATATTTTTGCAACACAATTTCATCCAGAAAAAAGTGCAGAATACGGATTAAAGTTGTATCAAAATTTTGTTCATTGGCAACCCTAACAATCTAATTTTTAGCGCCTTACTATGCTACTCATTCCTGCAATTGATCTTAAAGATGGACACTGCGTTCGATTAGAACAAGGTGACATGGATAAGGCCACTATCTTCTCTGAAGATCCTGGCGCGATGGCTGCTCACTGGATTAGTAAAGGGGCGCGTCGTTTGCACTTAGTGGATCTGAACGGGGCTTTCGCTGGCAAATTAAAAAATGAATCTGCAATTAAATCCATTCTGAAAGCAGTTGGCGATGAGATTCCAGTTCAGCTTGGTGGCGGAATTCGTGATCTAGAAACGATTGAGCGTTTGTTGGATGATGGAATTAGTACCGTCATCATCGGTACTGCCGCAGTAAAAAATCCAGGTTTTGTGCAGGATGCTTGCACCGCCTTTCCTGGGCATGTCATGGTGGGCTTGGATGCACGTGATGGCAAGGTAGCCACGGATGGCTGGAGCAAGATTACCGGCCACGAGGTAATTGACCTTGCGAAGAAGTTCGAAGACTGGGGCGTTGAGGCAATTATTTATACCGATATCGGTCGGGATGGAATGCTCAAGGGTGTCAATGTTGATGCCACAATCAAATTGGCTCAAGCGATTCGTATTCCGGTGATTGCTAGTGGAGGCCTCTCTAATAACCAAGACATTGAGGCGCTATGTAAGGCCGAAGAAGAGGGCGTCATGGGCGTGATTGCTGGTCGCTCAATTTATTCAGGTGATTTAGATTTGGCGGCGGCTCAAAAATACGCCGATGAATTAACGCTGAAGTATGCAAAGAAAATTATCTAGTGCTAACTAAACGAATTATTCCTTGTCTTGATGTAACCGCGGGAAGAGTTGTTAAAGGTGTCAATTTTGTGGGCTTGCGTGATGCTGGCGATCCCGTAGAAATCGCTAAACGCTACAACACGCAGGGCGCTGATGAGCTGACGTTTCTTGATATCACTGCAACATCAGATGGTCGCGACTTAATCCTGCACATCATTGAAGACGTTGCCTCTCAAGTCTTTATTCCGTTAACGGTTGGTGGTGGTGTTCGTGCCGTTGCCGATGTACGTCGTCTGCTCAATGCTGGCGCGGATAAAGTGAGCATGAATTCTTCTGCAGTGGCTAATCCTGATTTGGTATCCGATGCTGCTGCTTATTATGGCTCGCAGTGCATCGTTGTGGCGATTGATGCCAAGCAGACAGAGGCAGGTAATTGGGAAGTATTTACCCATGGCGGTAGAACCGCTACTGGTATTGATGTAGTGGCTTGGGCTACTGAAGTAGCGCAACGTGGCGCTGGTGAAATTCTCCTGACCAGTATGAATCGCGATGGTAGTAAAGATGGCTTTGATCTTGCTTTAACTGCCGCAGTAAGTGATGCAGTGTCTGTGCCTGTGATCGCCTCTGGTGGGGTTGGTAATTTGCAGCATTTGGTCGATGGCATTACTAAGGGCCACGCTGATGCAGTCTTGGCTGCCAGCATTTTTCACTATGGTGAATATACCGTTGGGCAAGCAAAAGAATATATGGCAGCCCAAGGAATCCCAGTTCGTATCTAGCGGCGCTCATAGGGCGCGTTTCACGGTAAAGTTGAGGTATGACGCAATCCCAAAATAATCCTAACAGCACATTTACCCCTATTCAATCGCTTGAGGCGGGCCCATGGCTTGACGCAGTCACTTGGAATGAACAAGGCTTGGTGCCTGTTATTGCGCAAGAGTTCGGTAGCAATGACATTTTGATGATGGCTTGGATGAATCGTGATGCCTTGTTGGCAACCTTGCGGTTGGGTGAGGCCGTCTATTGGACGCGTTCACGACAAAAGCTCTGGCATAAGGGTGAAGAGTCTGGCCACACTCAAAAAGTGAAAGAAATTCGGCTGGATTGTGATGGCGATACGATTTTGCTGATTGTGGAGCAAAAGGATGGGATTGCTTGCCATACGGGCGAACATAGCTGTTTCTTTCAGCAATGGGATTCTAGTCAAGCCGCCTGGTTAGATGAATCCAGCAAAAGCAAGTAATAGATAAAGTCATGGGCATTGAGAAGTTAGCCCAGGCTTTTAAATAAAAGACATAAAATAAGCCTATGAGCAGTTCAGTGAATAAACCTTCTGATTTGGACTCCGCATTAGCGCATTTGGCTGATGTGGTCGATCAACGTCGAGATGCTTTTAAGGCTGGCAATGCCGACCCAAAGACTTCTTACACCGCTTTGCTGTTCTCAAAAGGTGATGACGGTATTCTGAAAAAGATTGGCGAGGAAGCTACAGAAGCGGTCATGGCCGCTAAAGATGTGCGCTCTTCCAATCTTGCTTCGGATCAGAAAAAATTATTCGTTGGTGAAATGGCGGATCTTTGGTTCCACTGTTTGATCGCGCTTTCACAATTTGACTTACGTCCCGAAGACGTGATTGCTGAGTTAGATCGCCGTTTGGGAACTTCTGGCATTGAAGAAAAAGCTGCTAGAAAAGCAGCGAATAAAGAGTAACGAATCAGTCGCTACACAGAATATAAGCATGAGTCACGATCCTAATTGCCTGTTTTGCAAAATATCGCAAGGCTTAATACCTTCATCCAAAGTTTATGAGGATGAAGAAATTTATGCCTTCAAAGATATCAATCCTGCAGCGCCAGTTCACTTTTTAATGATTCCTAAGAAACATATTCCCATGCTCGAATCAGCGGAAAGCACAGATGCCCCTTTGCTGGGTAGAATGATGGAATTAGCGCCCCGTCTCGCCAAAGAGCAGGGCTGCCGTCCTGGAAAAGATGGTGGCTTTAGATTAATGGTGAATAACGGTGCAGATGGTGGTCAGGAGGTTTATCACTTGCATTTGCATGTGATGGGCGGGCCCCGCCCCTGGAAAAAGCAAGGCATGTAAGCAACACAAATTAGAAATTTAAGTAAGAAACTTAAGTAAGAAATTTAGGTATTCCAAGGAGATTCAAAATGGGTTCATTTAGCATTTGGCATTGGTTAATTGTTTTAGTGATTGTGATGTTGGTTTTTGGTACTAAGAAATTACGCAACATCGGTCAAGATTTAGGTGGCGCCGTCAAAGGATTTAAAGATGGCATGAGGTCCGGCGAAGAGACTAAAGAGCAGATTGCTCAAGGCAATAGCGCTACGGATAAAACCGTTGACGTCCAAGCTAAAGACGTCAATAAGTAATTCTTATTGGCATATCGCGACAGTTGAAATAGATATGGTCTTATTGATTGCGATAAATGATTGATTTAGGGGTTTCAAAACTTGCATTGATTGCAGTAGTTGCCCTAGTAGTGGTTGGGCCAGAACGTTTGCCAAAGGTGGCCCGAATGGCCGGCAACCTTTTTGGGCGTGCACAGCGCTATATGGCAGACGTGAAGTCTGAAGTCAATCGACAAATGGAGATGGAGGAATTTAAAAAATTCCGTGAAGAGAGCGCCTCCGCCTTAAAAGAAGTCGAAAACAGTATTCACTCAGTAACGAATGAAGCCAGCGCAAATCTGACAGATCAAGCAGATATTTTCGAAACTAGCTTTGAAAAACCTCCTCTTGATGAAAAAGAGGTTCTTCGCAAAACGAAGCGACAAGGACGTAATAGCTGGGGCGTCAGGCGCGCAGCTAGGCCAGTTTGGTTTAAGCGTAGCTCCGGAATGCGCACTCGAGTGCAATCAGGCGCAGCTAGAATGAAACGCTTTCACCATAGTGCTGGTAAGTAGTATTGACAAGAAGCAACCAGCATAAAAATAATCACATAAGTAGAAAAAAAGATTGCATGACTGATAACAACGCTACAGAAGATTCAGGAATTCAGGAATCTTTCTTATCGCATCTCTTTGAGTTACGCGATCGCGTAGTGAAGTCCGCTCTAGCAATCATCGTTGTATTTGTTTGCTTGGTCTATTGGGCTCCGGATATTTTTCATCTTTTTGCTCAGCCATTGCTGCAGGCTTTGCCAGCCGGAG is from Polynucleobacter sp. MWH-UH23A and encodes:
- the hisF gene encoding imidazole glycerol phosphate synthase subunit HisF; protein product: MLTKRIIPCLDVTAGRVVKGVNFVGLRDAGDPVEIAKRYNTQGADELTFLDITATSDGRDLILHIIEDVASQVFIPLTVGGGVRAVADVRRLLNAGADKVSMNSSAVANPDLVSDAAAYYGSQCIVVAIDAKQTEAGNWEVFTHGGRTATGIDVVAWATEVAQRGAGEILLTSMNRDGSKDGFDLALTAAVSDAVSVPVIASGGVGNLQHLVDGITKGHADAVLAASIFHYGEYTVGQAKEYMAAQGIPVRI
- the hisH gene encoding imidazole glycerol phosphate synthase subunit HisH; this translates as MAQTIAIVDYGMGNLRSVYQAFHHVAPNENVLIARKPEEIRNADRVVLPGQGAMPDCMKHLEESGLLEALLEASKNKPLLGVCVGEQMLLDKSAEVRPGEQWTACLGLIPGEVRRFELAGKKQADGSAYKVPHMGWNQVRQDRQHPIWKGIPDLSTFYFVHSYYAVPKRAEDIVGSTEYGDWFTSAVARDNIFATQFHPEKSAEYGLKLYQNFVHWQP
- the tatA gene encoding Sec-independent protein translocase subunit TatA, translating into MGSFSIWHWLIVLVIVMLVFGTKKLRNIGQDLGGAVKGFKDGMRSGEETKEQIAQGNSATDKTVDVQAKDVNK
- a CDS encoding phosphoribosyl-ATP diphosphatase, producing MSSSVNKPSDLDSALAHLADVVDQRRDAFKAGNADPKTSYTALLFSKGDDGILKKIGEEATEAVMAAKDVRSSNLASDQKKLFVGEMADLWFHCLIALSQFDLRPEDVIAELDRRLGTSGIEEKAARKAANKE
- a CDS encoding histidine triad nucleotide-binding protein; amino-acid sequence: MSHDPNCLFCKISQGLIPSSKVYEDEEIYAFKDINPAAPVHFLMIPKKHIPMLESAESTDAPLLGRMMELAPRLAKEQGCRPGKDGGFRLMVNNGADGGQEVYHLHLHVMGGPRPWKKQGM
- the tatB gene encoding Sec-independent protein translocase protein TatB, with product MIDLGVSKLALIAVVALVVVGPERLPKVARMAGNLFGRAQRYMADVKSEVNRQMEMEEFKKFREESASALKEVENSIHSVTNEASANLTDQADIFETSFEKPPLDEKEVLRKTKRQGRNSWGVRRAARPVWFKRSSGMRTRVQSGAARMKRFHHSAGK
- the hisA gene encoding 1-(5-phosphoribosyl)-5-[(5-phosphoribosylamino)methylideneamino]imidazole-4-carboxamide isomerase; the protein is MLLIPAIDLKDGHCVRLEQGDMDKATIFSEDPGAMAAHWISKGARRLHLVDLNGAFAGKLKNESAIKSILKAVGDEIPVQLGGGIRDLETIERLLDDGISTVIIGTAAVKNPGFVQDACTAFPGHVMVGLDARDGKVATDGWSKITGHEVIDLAKKFEDWGVEAIIYTDIGRDGMLKGVNVDATIKLAQAIRIPVIASGGLSNNQDIEALCKAEEEGVMGVIAGRSIYSGDLDLAAAQKYADELTLKYAKKII
- the hisI gene encoding phosphoribosyl-AMP cyclohydrolase translates to MTQSQNNPNSTFTPIQSLEAGPWLDAVTWNEQGLVPVIAQEFGSNDILMMAWMNRDALLATLRLGEAVYWTRSRQKLWHKGEESGHTQKVKEIRLDCDGDTILLIVEQKDGIACHTGEHSCFFQQWDSSQAAWLDESSKSK